CACTCGACGCGACGCCCGAGGATCTGCAAGCTGCCAAGGAGCACTGCATCGAGGCCACCAAGAACCTGCACTCGATCTGGGTCGACTACGCGCAGATGTGGGACGACGTGGCGAAGGGCAACGTGTGGGCGGCCTACTCGTGGCCCGATACCTACGTGGTCCTGAAGGAGGATCAGCCGGTGGAGTACATCAAGCCGAAGGAAGGCGTCTTCACCTGGGCCGAGGGCCTGATCCTGCGCTCGGAGACCGAGAACTACCATCACGCGCACGAGTTCGCCGACGCATGGGCGAGCGTCGAGGTCGGACAGCGGCTCGTGAGCACATGGGGGTACGGCCATGCGAACACCGACGTCGACCTCTCCAAGATCGACCCCGACGTCGTGGAGGTCTTCGGACTCGACGACCTCGAGGCCGCGCTCTCGAGCGGCATCTTCGACGCCTACCAGCCCCAACGGGCCGAGTACAACCGCGCCTGGGACGAGGTCAAGGCGGCAGCGGGCTAGCCAGCTCCTTCGCCCTCCAGCCGATGGCGACCGAAACCGCGCCTGCCGAGGACGTCGCGTCCACGCCTCGGCGCCGCCGCGGCACCGGCAGGTGGCGGGCGACGAGCGGTCTGCTCGCGACCCCCACGATCTGGTTGATCGTCTTCTTCGTCGTGCCCGTGGTGATGGTGGGTCTCTATAGCGTGGGCCTCCTCACGCTCTTGCGCAACGACGACTGGCTCTCGCTCGAGCACTGGCGATTCTTCCTCACGAGCGACACGTACCTGAGCCTGTTCTGGAAGTCGGTCCGCATGTCGCTCGGCGTCTCGATCACGGCGGTGCTGCTCGCCTACCCGGTCGCCTACCTGCTGGCCCTGATCGCGGGCACACGCAAGTACACGCTGCTGTTGGTGATCATCGTGCCGTTCCTCACGAGCTACTTGCTCCGAGTGCTCGCCTGGCGCGTGATCCTCGGGGAGTCGGGCGTGGCGAACTCGTTCCTGCAGACCGCCGGGCTCGTGGAGGAGCCCGTGCGGTGGCTGTTCAACAGTCAGTTCGCGATCTACCTCGTGCTCTCCTACGTGTGGGTGCCGTTCGTGGCACTGCCGATCTTCGTCTCCCTCGAGAATCTCGACCACCATCTGCTCGAAGCCTCGAGCGATCTCGGGGCGAGCAGACTGCGTACGTTCTGGACGGTCACGTTGCCGCTCTCGCTCCCCGGCGTCGTGGCGGGGTTCATCTTCGTGTTCATCCCGACGATCGGCGAGTACGTGACGCCCCAACTCGTCGGGGGACCCGGCGGGTTCATGTTCGGCAGCGCGATCCAGAGCGCGTTCACTACCGGCCTCGACTGGCAGTTCGGCTCGGCCATGGCGATGTTCCTGATCTTCGCGGTCGCCCTGCTCCTG
This genomic interval from Actinomycetota bacterium contains the following:
- a CDS encoding ABC transporter permease — translated: MATETAPAEDVASTPRRRRGTGRWRATSGLLATPTIWLIVFFVVPVVMVGLYSVGLLTLLRNDDWLSLEHWRFFLTSDTYLSLFWKSVRMSLGVSITAVLLAYPVAYLLALIAGTRKYTLLLVIIVPFLTSYLLRVLAWRVILGESGVANSFLQTAGLVEEPVRWLFNSQFAIYLVLSYVWVPFVALPIFVSLENLDHHLLEASSDLGASRLRTFWTVTLPLSLPGVVAGFIFVFIPTIGEYVTPQLVGGPGGFMFGSAIQSAFTTGLDWQFGSAMAMFLIFAVALLLVVFGRFLDVRSVAE